One segment of Pseudoalteromonas rubra DNA contains the following:
- a CDS encoding lysine N(6)-hydroxylase/L-ornithine N(5)-oxygenase family protein — MKLYDVIGIGFGPANLALAIALQEQNKLSDRVCFIEKQQDFLWHGGMLLDNTTMQISFLKDLVSLRNPTSHFSFINYLHHNKRLDNFINLKTFYPSRHEFNDYLGWAASHFRDHCHFGEQVCGVEPVLLDGQVDHLKVISRDNEGQQSVRLTKHLVVSVGGSAKVPAPFSALQDADNVWHSSQYLHNKDKVKDGDRVAVIGAGQSGAEIFADLAAMNEQPAVDMIMRAGAMKPADSSPFVNEIFDPSFTDVVFSKSSEQKDRYFNEFRSTNYSVVDEPLIDHIYASLYQQKLNGTDRLAIRNRTSVNGASINAQGKVVLELESVHGVSQVEYDQLVLATGYQYPSRSPLLEQVSEWLQPNITRQYQLETSEQFKPKIFTQGVNEQTHGISDSLLSILAVRSAEIVDALEL, encoded by the coding sequence ATGAAACTATACGACGTGATTGGGATTGGATTTGGTCCCGCCAACCTGGCCCTGGCAATCGCCCTTCAGGAGCAAAACAAACTGAGCGATCGAGTCTGCTTTATCGAAAAGCAACAGGATTTTCTTTGGCATGGCGGCATGTTGCTGGACAACACCACGATGCAGATCTCCTTCTTAAAGGATCTGGTCTCGCTGCGTAACCCTACCAGTCACTTTAGTTTTATTAACTACCTGCACCACAACAAACGCCTCGACAACTTTATCAACCTGAAAACCTTCTACCCATCAAGACACGAATTTAACGATTACCTTGGCTGGGCAGCCAGTCATTTTCGTGATCACTGTCATTTTGGTGAGCAGGTATGTGGCGTAGAGCCGGTGTTACTGGACGGTCAGGTTGATCACCTCAAAGTGATCAGCCGCGACAATGAAGGTCAGCAAAGTGTCCGCCTGACCAAGCACCTGGTGGTCAGCGTGGGTGGCTCGGCGAAAGTGCCTGCTCCGTTCAGCGCACTTCAGGATGCCGATAACGTCTGGCACTCATCACAGTATCTGCATAATAAGGATAAAGTGAAAGACGGTGATCGCGTCGCCGTGATCGGTGCCGGCCAAAGTGGCGCCGAGATCTTCGCTGATCTGGCCGCGATGAACGAGCAACCTGCTGTGGATATGATCATGCGCGCTGGTGCGATGAAGCCGGCCGATTCCAGTCCGTTTGTTAACGAGATCTTTGATCCCAGCTTTACTGACGTGGTGTTCAGCAAGTCATCTGAACAAAAAGATCGTTACTTCAATGAATTCCGCAGCACCAACTATTCAGTAGTGGATGAGCCACTGATCGACCACATTTACGCCAGCCTCTATCAACAGAAGCTTAACGGCACAGATCGACTGGCTATTCGCAACCGCACCAGTGTTAATGGTGCCAGCATCAATGCCCAGGGCAAAGTGGTACTGGAACTGGAAAGTGTCCATGGTGTCAGCCAGGTTGAGTACGATCAGCTGGTACTGGCCACGGGCTACCAGTACCCAAGCCGTTCGCCTTTGCTTGAGCAAGTGAGTGAGTGGTTGCAACCTAACATCACGCGCCAATATCAGCTCGAAACCAGTGAACAGTTCAAGCCCAAGATCTTCACTCAGGGCGTGAATGAGCAAACCCACGGGATCAGCGACTCGCTGCTGTCTATTCTGGCAGTGCGCTCCGCTGAGATTGTCGACGCGCTCGAGCTATAA